In a genomic window of Pseudomonas putida:
- a CDS encoding molybdopterin oxidoreductase family protein, whose translation MTKTLHHRACHLCEAICGLTIETTEVDAGNVQITSIKGDPLDTFSRGHICPKAVALQDIQNDPDRLHQPMRRVGNEWQPIEWEDAFNLVAERLAAIQERHGQNAVAVYQGNPSVHNYGLMTHSNYFLGLLKTRNRYSATSVDQLPHHLTSHLMYGHGFLLPIPDIDHTDFMLILGGNPLASNGSIMTVPDVEKRLKAIQARGGKVVVVDPRRSETAAIADQHLFVRPGGDAALLFGLLNTLFDEGLTRDSHLPVDGLEQVRESIAAFSAEAMSPLCAVPAEQIRQLARDFAAAPSAVCYGRMGVSTQAFGTLCHWLVQLINLVTGNLDSVGGALCTEPAVDLVASTSGGHFNLWQSRVSGRPEYGGELPVSALAEEMLTEGEGQVRALITVAGNPVLSTPNGRQLEQALDGLEFMVSVDLYINETTRYADLILPSTSALENDHYDTTFNMFAVRNVSRFNRAILAKPQGALHDWEIFVGLAKAFAAKTGKELKPTIAPAQMIDRGLRMGAYGDASEHKLSLATLFDHPHGVDLGALKPNLASRLKTANQRVQAAPEVILADLARFAALQAPAADELLMIGRRHVRSNNSWMHNYHRLVKGKPRHQLLMHPDDLASRGLSDGQRVRVSSRVGEIEVEVLGSLDMMKGVVSLPHGWGHARPGVQMTIASGQPGSSANDLTDECQLDELSGNAALNGVPVTVAAA comes from the coding sequence ATGACCAAGACTCTCCATCACCGTGCCTGCCACCTGTGTGAAGCCATTTGCGGCCTGACCATCGAAACCACCGAGGTCGACGCCGGCAACGTACAAATCACCTCGATCAAGGGCGATCCGCTGGATACCTTCAGTCGCGGACACATCTGCCCCAAGGCCGTGGCCCTGCAGGATATTCAGAACGATCCGGATCGCCTGCATCAACCGATGCGACGCGTAGGCAATGAATGGCAACCCATCGAATGGGAAGATGCCTTCAACCTGGTCGCCGAGCGCCTGGCGGCGATTCAGGAGAGGCACGGGCAAAACGCGGTGGCGGTTTATCAGGGCAATCCCAGCGTGCATAACTATGGGCTGATGACCCACAGCAACTATTTCCTCGGCCTGCTGAAAACCCGTAATCGATATTCCGCGACATCGGTCGATCAGTTGCCCCATCACCTGACCAGTCATTTGATGTACGGCCATGGCTTTCTGCTGCCGATCCCGGACATCGATCACACCGACTTCATGCTGATTCTCGGCGGCAACCCGCTGGCATCCAACGGCAGCATCATGACCGTACCGGATGTGGAAAAACGCCTGAAAGCGATTCAGGCCCGGGGCGGCAAGGTCGTCGTGGTCGATCCGCGTCGCAGCGAGACAGCCGCCATTGCCGACCAGCATCTGTTCGTCCGTCCCGGTGGCGATGCGGCGTTGTTGTTCGGCCTGCTCAACACCCTGTTCGATGAAGGCCTGACCCGAGACAGCCACCTGCCGGTGGATGGCCTGGAGCAGGTGCGCGAGTCCATTGCCGCTTTCTCTGCAGAGGCGATGAGCCCTTTGTGCGCGGTGCCGGCTGAGCAGATCCGCCAGTTGGCCCGGGATTTCGCCGCCGCACCGAGCGCCGTTTGCTACGGTCGCATGGGGGTCTCGACCCAGGCCTTCGGCACCTTGTGTCATTGGCTGGTGCAGTTGATCAATCTGGTCACCGGCAATCTCGATAGTGTCGGTGGTGCTCTGTGCACCGAGCCGGCGGTGGATCTGGTGGCCTCGACCTCGGGCGGGCATTTCAATTTGTGGCAGAGCCGGGTCTCCGGGCGCCCCGAATACGGCGGCGAGTTGCCGGTGTCGGCGCTGGCCGAAGAAATGCTGACCGAAGGGGAAGGGCAGGTCCGTGCACTGATCACCGTGGCAGGCAATCCCGTGCTTTCCACACCGAACGGCCGCCAGCTGGAACAGGCGCTGGACGGCTTGGAGTTCATGGTCAGCGTCGACCTGTACATCAACGAGACCACCCGTTATGCCGACCTGATCCTGCCTTCGACTTCGGCACTGGAAAACGATCACTACGACACCACCTTCAATATGTTCGCGGTGCGTAACGTCAGCCGTTTCAACCGGGCGATTCTCGCCAAGCCGCAAGGCGCGCTGCATGACTGGGAGATTTTCGTCGGGCTGGCGAAAGCATTTGCGGCCAAGACCGGCAAGGAGCTCAAACCGACCATTGCCCCGGCCCAAATGATCGATCGCGGCTTGCGCATGGGGGCGTATGGCGATGCTTCCGAGCACAAATTGTCCCTGGCGACCTTGTTCGATCATCCCCATGGCGTTGATCTGGGCGCACTCAAGCCCAACCTGGCGTCTCGCCTGAAGACGGCCAATCAGCGGGTTCAGGCGGCCCCCGAGGTGATTCTCGCCGACCTCGCACGCTTCGCTGCGTTGCAGGCGCCGGCTGCCGATGAATTGTTGATGATTGGCCGGCGACATGTGCGCAGTAACAATTCGTGGATGCACAACTACCATCGACTGGTGAAGGGCAAGCCGCGTCATCAACTGTTGATGCACCCGGACGATCTGGCCAGTCGCGGGTTGAGCGATGGGCAGCGCGTGCGGGTCAGTTCCCGCGTCGGGGAGATCGAAGTGGAAGTGCTTGGCAGCCTGGATATGATGAAAGGTGTGGTCAGTCTTCCCCACGGTTGGGGTCATGCGCGACCAGGTGTGCAGATGACCATCGCCAGTGGCCAGCCAGGTTCCAGCGCCAACGACCTGACAGACGAATGCCAGCTCGATGAGCTGTCGGGGAATGCGGCGTTGAACGGCGTTCCGGTGACCGTGGCAGCGGCCTGA
- the argF gene encoding ornithine carbamoyltransferase, with protein MSARHFLSLMDCTPEELVSVIRRGVELKDLRNRGVLFEPLKNRVLGMIFEKSSTRTRISFEAGMIQLGGQAIFLSPRDTQLGRGEPISDAAIVMSSMLDVVMIRTYAHSTLTEFAANSRVPLINGLSDDLHPCQLLADMQTFLEHRGSIQGKTVAWIGDGNNMCNSYIEAAIQFDFHLRIACPEGYEPNPKFLAQAGDRVTIVRDPKDAVRGAHLVSTDVWTSMGQEEETAKRLKLFAPYQVNRALLDLAASDVLFMHCLPAHRGEEISVDLLDDPRSVAWDQAENRLHAQKALLEFLVPPAYHHA; from the coding sequence ATGAGCGCAAGGCACTTTCTCTCCCTGATGGATTGCACGCCCGAAGAGCTGGTCAGCGTGATCCGTCGAGGCGTTGAGCTCAAGGACCTGCGTAACCGCGGCGTACTGTTCGAGCCTCTGAAAAACCGCGTGCTCGGGATGATTTTCGAGAAGTCCTCGACCCGCACCCGCATTTCTTTCGAAGCCGGCATGATCCAGCTCGGCGGCCAGGCGATCTTCCTGTCCCCGCGCGACACCCAGCTGGGCCGTGGCGAGCCGATCAGCGACGCCGCCATCGTCATGTCGAGCATGCTTGATGTAGTGATGATCCGTACCTATGCCCACAGCACATTGACCGAATTCGCCGCCAATTCGCGCGTCCCGCTGATCAACGGCCTGTCCGACGATCTGCACCCATGCCAGCTGCTGGCCGACATGCAGACCTTCCTCGAACACCGCGGCTCCATCCAGGGCAAGACCGTGGCCTGGATCGGTGACGGCAACAACATGTGCAACAGCTATATAGAAGCAGCGATCCAGTTCGACTTCCATTTGCGCATCGCTTGCCCTGAAGGCTACGAGCCGAACCCGAAATTCCTCGCCCAGGCCGGTGATCGGGTGACCATCGTTCGGGACCCGAAAGATGCCGTGCGCGGCGCCCACCTGGTGAGCACCGACGTCTGGACCTCCATGGGTCAGGAAGAAGAAACCGCCAAACGCCTGAAGCTGTTCGCCCCCTATCAGGTGAACCGTGCCCTGCTCGACCTGGCCGCCAGCGACGTGCTGTTCATGCATTGCCTGCCGGCTCACCGTGGCGAGGAAATCAGCGTCGACCTGCTCGACGACCCGCGCTCGGTCGCCTGGGATCAGGCCGAGAACCGCCTGCATGCGCAAAAGGCCCTGCTCGAGTTTCTCGTTCCGCCGGCGTACCACCACGCATGA
- a CDS encoding ABC transporter ATP-binding protein, producing MSQPLLLNLRNLACGYQDQRVVQNLNLHLNAGDIGCLLGSSGCGKTTTLRAIAGFEPVHEGDIQLAGETISSAGFTLAPEKRRIGMVFQDYALFPHLTVADNIAFGIRKHPQKERVVEELLELVNLKNLGKRYPHELSGGQQQRVALARALAPEPQLLLLDEPFSNLDGELRRKLSHEVRDILKARGTSAILVTHDQEEAFAVSDHVGVFKEGRLEQWDTPYNLYHEPLTPYVASFIGQGYFIRGQLSSPESVQTELGELRGNRAYTWPVGGAVDVLLRPDDIVYAPDSALKARITGKSFQGASTLYRLQMPTGAQLESIFPSHVDRQVGAEVGIRVAAEHLVLFQASSSMAAQIPVVESGVRRYSTAH from the coding sequence ATGAGCCAGCCATTACTGCTTAACCTGCGCAACCTCGCCTGCGGCTACCAGGATCAGCGCGTGGTGCAGAACCTCAACCTGCATTTGAACGCCGGCGATATTGGTTGCCTGCTGGGGTCTTCCGGCTGCGGCAAGACCACCACTCTGCGTGCAATCGCCGGTTTTGAGCCGGTACACGAAGGTGATATCCAGCTCGCCGGCGAGACCATCTCCAGCGCCGGTTTCACCCTCGCACCGGAGAAACGCCGGATCGGCATGGTGTTCCAGGACTACGCGCTGTTCCCGCACCTGACCGTGGCCGACAACATCGCCTTCGGCATTCGCAAGCATCCGCAAAAGGAACGCGTCGTCGAAGAATTGCTGGAACTGGTCAACCTGAAGAATCTCGGCAAGCGTTATCCCCATGAGCTTTCCGGTGGCCAGCAGCAACGTGTCGCCCTGGCCCGCGCCCTGGCGCCGGAACCGCAACTGTTGCTGCTCGACGAACCCTTCTCCAACCTCGATGGCGAATTGCGCCGCAAGCTCAGCCACGAGGTGCGCGACATTCTCAAGGCCCGTGGCACCAGCGCCATCCTGGTGACCCACGATCAGGAAGAGGCCTTCGCGGTCAGTGACCACGTCGGCGTGTTCAAGGAAGGCCGGCTGGAACAGTGGGACACGCCCTACAACCTCTACCACGAACCGCTGACACCCTATGTGGCCAGCTTCATCGGTCAGGGTTACTTCATTCGCGGTCAGTTGAGCAGCCCGGAGTCGGTGCAGACCGAGCTGGGCGAGTTGCGCGGTAACCGGGCCTACACCTGGCCGGTGGGCGGCGCGGTGGACGTGTTGCTGCGTCCGGACGACATCGTTTATGCACCGGACAGCGCGTTGAAGGCGCGGATCACAGGCAAGTCATTCCAGGGAGCATCGACGCTTTATCGCCTGCAGATGCCGACCGGCGCGCAACTGGAGTCGATTTTCCCCAGCCATGTCGATCGTCAGGTTGGTGCTGAAGTAGGGATTCGGGTCGCGGCTGAACACTTGGTGTTGTTCCAGGCTTCCAGCAGCATGGCGGCGCAGATTCCGGTCGTTGAGTCCGGTGTGCGGCGGTACAGCACTGCTCACTGA
- a CDS encoding PhzF family phenazine biosynthesis protein, which translates to MQLEFHQVDAFSDRAFSGNPAMVYRLDAWLADELMQKIAAEHNLAETAFVVREGLGWHIRWFTPTTEVPLCGHATLASAHVLFEVYKEPVERLDFTCKSGPLSVSREGSRLWLDFPAIVPSEVGVTQEVERALGVEIVDVLGSNELFVVLESEQAVLDCQPDMVALAKLPWLGAIVTARGSKHDFVSRYFAPAIGINEDPVTGSTHCSLIPYWSRRLGKSSLTAYQCSKRGGELFCRLEGDRVKIGGNATLVASGTLMLG; encoded by the coding sequence ATGCAGCTTGAGTTTCATCAGGTCGACGCGTTCAGTGATCGTGCCTTCAGCGGTAATCCGGCGATGGTCTATCGGCTGGACGCCTGGCTCGCTGACGAGTTGATGCAAAAAATCGCCGCCGAACACAATTTGGCGGAGACCGCCTTTGTGGTGCGCGAAGGACTCGGCTGGCATATCCGCTGGTTCACCCCGACCACCGAGGTGCCGCTGTGCGGTCATGCCACCCTGGCCAGCGCTCACGTGTTGTTTGAAGTCTACAAGGAGCCGGTCGAGCGCCTGGACTTCACCTGCAAGTCAGGTCCGCTGAGCGTCAGTCGCGAAGGCAGCCGGTTGTGGCTGGATTTTCCGGCCATCGTGCCATCGGAGGTGGGCGTGACCCAGGAGGTCGAGCGCGCACTGGGCGTGGAGATCGTCGACGTACTGGGCTCCAATGAATTGTTCGTGGTGTTGGAGTCCGAGCAGGCGGTGCTCGACTGCCAGCCGGACATGGTTGCCCTGGCGAAACTGCCCTGGCTGGGCGCCATCGTGACTGCCCGGGGCAGTAAGCATGACTTTGTCTCGCGCTACTTCGCGCCGGCCATTGGCATCAACGAAGACCCGGTGACAGGTTCCACCCATTGCAGCCTGATCCCGTACTGGTCCAGGCGCCTGGGCAAGTCGAGCCTGACGGCTTACCAGTGCTCCAAACGAGGTGGGGAATTGTTCTGCCGGCTGGAAGGGGATCGGGTGAAGATCGGCGGGAATGCGACGTTGGTGGCCAGTGGCACACTGATGCTGGGTTAA
- the ybaK gene encoding Cys-tRNA(Pro) deacylase, whose protein sequence is MTPALDLLKKVRAEHRVHSYEHDPKAASYGLEAAEKLGLDPAQVFKTLLAASEKNELLVAVVPVGGTLDLKALAHAAGVKKVEMADPAAAQRSTGYLLGGISPLGQKKRLRTFIDNSAQPFASIFVSAGRRGLEVELAPAVLAEHTQAKFADIGRA, encoded by the coding sequence ATGACACCTGCGTTGGATTTGCTGAAAAAGGTTCGCGCCGAACACCGTGTACACAGTTATGAACATGACCCCAAAGCGGCGTCCTATGGATTGGAGGCTGCAGAGAAGCTTGGCCTGGACCCGGCGCAGGTGTTCAAGACCTTGCTGGCGGCCAGCGAAAAAAACGAGCTGCTGGTGGCCGTGGTACCGGTGGGCGGAACCCTGGACCTGAAGGCCCTAGCCCATGCCGCCGGGGTGAAGAAAGTCGAGATGGCCGATCCCGCCGCTGCCCAGCGCTCGACCGGGTATCTGTTGGGCGGGATCAGTCCTCTGGGCCAGAAAAAGCGCCTGCGTACCTTCATCGACAACTCAGCCCAGCCATTTGCGAGCATTTTCGTCAGCGCCGGACGACGTGGTCTTGAGGTGGAACTGGCCCCTGCGGTGCTGGCCGAACATACCCAGGCGAAGTTCGCCGACATCGGCCGCGCCTGA
- the glpK gene encoding glycerol kinase GlpK, with translation MTDTQNKNYIIALDQGTTSSRAIIFDRDANVVCTAQREFTQHYPQAGWVEHDPMEIFATQSAVMVEALAQAGLHHDQVAAIGITNQRETTVVWDKNTGRPIYNAIVWQCRRSTEICQQLKRDGHEQYISETTGLVTDPYFSGTKLKWILDHVEGSRERARKGELLFGTVDSWLIWKFTGGKVHVTDYTNASRTLLFNIHTLDWDAKMLELLDIPRELLPEVKASSEIYGRTKSGIAIGGIAGDQQAALFGQMCVEAGQAKNTYGTGCFLLMNTGNKAVKSTHGMLTTIACGPRGEVAYALEGAVFNGGSTVQWLRDELKIINDAHDTEYFASKVKDSNGVYLVPAFTGLGAPYWDPYARGALFGLTRGVRVDHIIRATLESIAYQTRDVLDAMQQDAGERLKALRVDGGAVANNFLMQFQADILGTQVERPKMRETTALGAAYLAGLACGFWGSLEELRGKAVIERRFEPTLDEAQKEKLYAGWKKAVSRTRDWEPQEGAE, from the coding sequence ATGACCGACACACAAAACAAGAACTACATCATTGCCCTCGACCAGGGGACAACCAGTTCCCGGGCGATCATTTTCGACCGCGACGCCAACGTGGTCTGCACCGCCCAGCGCGAATTCACCCAGCATTACCCCCAGGCCGGCTGGGTTGAACATGACCCGATGGAGATCTTCGCCACCCAGAGCGCGGTGATGGTCGAGGCCCTGGCGCAAGCGGGACTGCATCACGATCAGGTCGCGGCCATCGGCATCACCAACCAGCGTGAAACTACCGTGGTCTGGGACAAGAACACCGGTCGGCCGATCTACAACGCCATCGTCTGGCAATGCCGTCGCAGCACCGAAATCTGCCAGCAGCTCAAGCGCGACGGTCATGAGCAATACATCAGCGAGACCACCGGGCTGGTCACCGACCCTTATTTCTCCGGCACCAAACTCAAGTGGATCCTCGACCACGTCGAAGGCAGCCGTGAACGCGCACGCAAAGGCGAGTTGCTGTTCGGCACGGTCGATAGCTGGCTGATCTGGAAATTCACCGGCGGCAAGGTCCACGTCACCGACTACACCAACGCCTCGCGCACCCTGCTCTTCAACATCCACACCCTGGACTGGGACGCGAAGATGCTGGAGCTGCTGGATATCCCCCGGGAACTGCTGCCGGAGGTCAAAGCCTCCTCGGAAATCTACGGCCGCACCAAAAGCGGCATTGCCATCGGTGGTATCGCCGGCGACCAGCAGGCGGCGCTGTTCGGCCAGATGTGCGTCGAGGCCGGTCAGGCGAAAAACACCTATGGCACCGGTTGCTTCCTGCTGATGAACACCGGCAACAAGGCCGTGAAATCCACTCATGGCATGCTCACCACCATCGCCTGTGGTCCCCGTGGCGAAGTGGCTTACGCACTGGAAGGTGCCGTATTCAACGGTGGTTCAACCGTGCAATGGCTGCGTGACGAGCTGAAAATCATCAATGACGCTCACGATACCGAGTACTTCGCCAGCAAGGTCAAGGACAGTAACGGCGTGTACCTGGTCCCCGCGTTCACCGGCCTCGGCGCGCCCTACTGGGATCCGTATGCCCGTGGTGCGCTGTTCGGCCTGACCCGTGGCGTACGGGTGGATCACATCATCCGCGCGACTCTGGAATCCATCGCCTACCAGACCCGCGATGTGCTCGACGCCATGCAGCAAGACGCCGGCGAACGCCTCAAGGCCCTGCGGGTCGATGGTGGTGCGGTGGCGAACAATTTCCTCATGCAATTCCAGGCCGACATTCTCGGTACCCAGGTCGAACGCCCGAAGATGCGCGAGACCACGGCGCTGGGCGCAGCCTATCTGGCGGGCCTGGCCTGCGGCTTCTGGGGCAGCCTGGAAGAACTGCGCGGCAAGGCGGTGATCGAGCGTCGGTTCGAACCGACACTGGACGAAGCGCAGAAGGAAAAGCTCTACGCCGGCTGGAAAAAAGCGGTCAGCCGCACCCGCGACTGGGAGCCACAGGAAGGCGCCGAGTAA
- a CDS encoding DeoR/GlpR family transcriptional regulator has product MNLPPRQQQILELVRERGYVSIEEMATLFVVTPQTIRRDINQLAEANLLRRYHGGAAYDSSVENTAYAMRADQMRDEKQRIGEAIAAQIPDHASLFINIGTTTESIARALLNHSHLKIITNNLHVASMLSAKDDFDVLLTGGNVRRDGGVVGQASVDFINQFKVDFALVGISGIDEDGSLLDFDYQEVRVSQAIIANARQVILAADSSKFGRNAMIRLGPISLVDCLVTDQPPSPALTQLLNQHKVRLEVV; this is encoded by the coding sequence ATGAATCTGCCTCCCCGCCAGCAGCAAATCCTCGAACTGGTCCGCGAGCGCGGCTATGTCAGCATCGAGGAAATGGCCACGCTGTTCGTTGTCACTCCGCAGACCATCCGCCGCGATATCAATCAACTGGCGGAAGCCAATTTGCTGCGTCGCTACCACGGCGGCGCGGCTTACGACTCCAGTGTCGAGAACACCGCCTACGCCATGCGCGCCGATCAGATGCGCGATGAAAAGCAACGCATCGGCGAAGCCATCGCCGCGCAGATCCCCGATCACGCCTCGCTGTTCATCAACATCGGCACCACCACCGAGTCCATTGCCCGCGCCCTGCTCAATCACAGTCATCTGAAGATCATCACCAACAACCTGCACGTGGCGTCGATGCTCAGTGCCAAGGATGACTTCGATGTACTGTTGACCGGCGGTAACGTGCGTCGCGACGGTGGCGTCGTTGGCCAGGCCAGTGTCGACTTCATCAATCAGTTCAAGGTCGACTTCGCCCTCGTCGGCATCAGCGGTATCGATGAGGACGGCAGCCTGCTGGATTTCGACTATCAGGAAGTGCGGGTGTCCCAGGCGATCATTGCCAACGCCCGCCAGGTGATACTCGCCGCCGACTCCAGCAAGTTCGGGCGCAACGCCATGATCCGCCTGGGGCCGATCAGCCTGGTCGATTGCCTGGTCACCGACCAGCCGCCCTCGCCCGCGCTGACGCAGCTGTTGAATCAGCACAAGGTTCGGCTGGAAGTCGTTTAA
- the glpD gene encoding glycerol-3-phosphate dehydrogenase, which produces MPTSTLPVPPLAEVYDIAVIGGGINGVGIAADAAGRGLSVFLCEKDDLASHTSSASSKLIHGGLRYLEHYEFRLVREALAEREVLLTKAPHIVKQMRFVLPHRPHLRPAWMIRAGLFLYDNLGKREQLKGSKSLRFGPDSALKSEITKGFEYSDCWVDDARLVVLNAMAAREKGAHVHTQTRCVSARRAKGLWHLHLERADGSLFSIRAKALVNAAGPWVAKFIRDDLKMESPYGIRLIQGSHLIVPKLYEGEHAHILQNEDQRIVFTIPYLNHFTLIGTTDREYTGDPAAVAITEGETDYLLKVVNAHFKKQIGREDILHSYSGVRPLCNDESDNPSAITRDYTLALSGSGEEAPLLSVFGGKLTTYRKLAESALAQLAPYFEHIKPSWTASAPLPGGEGMTTPQALSSQIRDKYDWIPTDISRRWATTYGSRTWRMLEGVQDLGDMGEHIGGGLYTREVDYLCSEEWATTAHDILWRRSKLGLFTTIAEQDKLKDYLSKVEQNRSKIQAA; this is translated from the coding sequence ATGCCCACTTCTACCTTGCCCGTGCCCCCTCTTGCCGAGGTCTACGACATCGCCGTCATCGGTGGCGGGATCAACGGCGTGGGGATCGCAGCGGATGCCGCCGGCCGTGGGCTCTCGGTGTTCCTTTGCGAAAAGGACGACCTGGCCAGCCACACCTCCTCGGCCAGCAGCAAGCTGATCCACGGCGGTCTGCGCTATCTCGAACATTACGAATTCCGCCTGGTGCGCGAAGCCTTGGCGGAACGCGAAGTGCTGCTAACCAAAGCCCCGCACATCGTCAAGCAAATGCGCTTCGTGCTGCCCCATCGTCCGCATCTGCGTCCGGCCTGGATGATCCGCGCCGGCCTGTTTCTGTATGACAACCTCGGCAAGCGCGAACAGCTCAAAGGTTCGAAAAGCCTCAGGTTCGGCCCGGACAGCGCCCTGAAAAGCGAAATCACCAAAGGTTTCGAATACTCCGACTGCTGGGTCGACGACGCGCGCCTGGTGGTGTTGAACGCCATGGCGGCCCGGGAAAAAGGCGCTCATGTCCACACCCAGACCCGTTGTGTCAGCGCCCGTCGCGCCAAAGGCCTGTGGCACCTGCACCTGGAGCGCGCCGACGGCAGCCTGTTTTCGATTCGCGCCAAGGCGCTGGTGAATGCCGCCGGCCCCTGGGTCGCCAAGTTCATTCGCGATGATCTGAAAATGGAATCGCCCTACGGCATTCGCCTGATCCAGGGCAGCCACCTGATCGTGCCGAAACTGTACGAAGGCGAGCACGCGCACATTCTGCAAAACGAAGATCAGCGCATCGTGTTCACCATCCCGTACCTGAACCACTTCACCCTGATCGGCACCACCGACCGCGAATACACCGGCGATCCGGCCGCCGTGGCCATCACCGAAGGCGAAACCGATTATCTGCTCAAGGTGGTCAACGCCCACTTCAAGAAGCAGATCGGCCGCGAAGACATCCTGCACAGCTACTCTGGCGTGCGTCCGCTGTGCAACGACGAGTCCGACAACCCGTCAGCCATCACCCGTGACTACACCCTGGCGCTGTCGGGCAGCGGTGAAGAAGCGCCGTTGCTGTCGGTATTCGGCGGCAAGCTGACCACCTACCGCAAACTCGCCGAATCGGCACTGGCGCAGTTGGCACCCTACTTCGAACACATCAAGCCGAGCTGGACGGCCAGCGCACCGCTTCCGGGCGGCGAAGGCATGACCACCCCGCAGGCGCTGAGCTCGCAGATCCGTGACAAGTACGACTGGATCCCGACCGATATTTCCCGCCGCTGGGCCACCACCTACGGCAGCCGCACCTGGCGCATGCTCGAAGGCGTACAGGACCTGGGCGATATGGGCGAACACATCGGCGGCGGTCTCTACACCCGCGAAGTCGATTACCTGTGCAGCGAAGAATGGGCAACCACCGCCCATGACATTCTCTGGCGGCGCAGCAAGCTCGGCCTGTTCACCACCATTGCGGAACAGGACAAGCTCAAGGATTACCTGAGCAAGGTCGAACAGAATCGCAGCAAGATCCAAGCGGCCTGA